The window TAATGATCCTTCACTTATTAAAGAAGTTGAATATGCAGTAAATGATTACTGCGATTCAACGAAACCGGGTTTTTATTTTCAAAGGGGAATGGCGTTTTATGACCGTCAGCAATTTCAAAACGCTGTGGAAATTTATACAAAGGGCCTGAAGAAATTTCCCAAAACCCCAATGGCATTATCTTTCAGGGGAAATTCCCTCCTCGCACTTAAAAACTATAAAAGTGCCCTGGAAAGTTATTACTCCGCTTTAGAAAATAAAGATCAATTATTAGCTGATATTAAGAGTAATCCCAGGTTCGCTGATGCAACACCCGAAAATATTAATATGTACTACAATGGTTCACTGGCCTCTATACAGGTTAGTATTGCTATATGTAAATTCGCATTGGGGCTTTATAATGACGCTTTATCTGAAATTGAAAAGGGAATAACTCTTGCACCGGACGTTAAAGATTTCGGGAAAGAAGATTTTCACAATGTGCACGGCACTACTTTGCTTGCTCTCGAAAAATATCAAAAGGCCCTTTACGATTTTGACAAATGCATTACATTAAATCCCGGCTTTGCCGCGGCTTATGTAAACCGGGCTGTGGCAAAGATTAATCTTACAAATAAGACCAGGATGACATTGGTCAAGGTTAAAACCGATATAAACCCGCGGGCATTTAATGCTGAATGGAGCATCCCGTATAAAGTTACGGTGAACGAATCCGACCCGAATGTACTTTCGGCACTGGCGGATTGTGATAAAGCTATAGAAATGATCCCCGATGAAGGCTACCCGCATTACATGCGGGGACGAATAAAAAAACTGCTTATATATGGCAATTACTGTCAGGATTTCATCAAAGCAAGAGACCTGGGCTACCCGGTAGAAAATGAGTTTTTGAACGACTGCGGGAAGTAATACAACTCCTGCTGCTTATCTTTTTTTATCCCCCAGATTTACTGTAAGTCCGGAAGATGATATAAAACAATCATTGTACTGATATCGGTCATGGATAAGGCAACTGATCCCTCTTACTTTCGGCTATAAATAATTATTGAAAATGAAAAAAGTAATTGTCCTTATAGTATCAGCGCTTTCAACAAGTGTGTGGGCGCAAAATAATGCAGCAGTGATGCATAAACTTATTTTAAATGATAGTTCATCTGCACGTATATTATTCAGCTACCCCGATTCAAGCCGCATAGCAATCTTTAATGCCGCTACTTATCCACAGGGATTTACCCGACTGGAAGAAATTCAAAAGAACACCGCAGCTTCCTTTAAAAAAGCCGTGTCGAAATACAAGCAAAGCAAACAAAAACAACTTTGGGATATTTCACGATTTCCGGGACTATTGCCGATGCTTATCAGCAACAAAGATAAATCAGATACT of the Bacteroidota bacterium genome contains:
- a CDS encoding tetratricopeptide repeat protein, which produces MKHLSLVLLILCKLGLFGQANDKYDKIVDSLKRIGQEEKLIPYFKEEIRSNPKNEKALRWLGYLHIADNQLDIGEKYYNDALAVNPKCARCYMNMGRIYLVKNDNTKALELFDRSIAIDPKDAILYITRANLKEYLDDKPGALADYNKTIELDSKNANYFIQRGNFISHQNNFSDAISDLNKAVELAPDNYNSYFQRASVYFSNQMLQEALADINTAIQLESNLHSLFTGRGAIYDALNEYNKSIEDYSRSIELNPNDLLPYKNRALARYKLNDLDGSCRDNFTVLKLIKELDINDPSLIKEVEYAVNDYCDSTKPGFYFQRGMAFYDRQQFQNAVEIYTKGLKKFPKTPMALSFRGNSLLALKNYKSALESYYSALENKDQLLADIKSNPRFADATPENINMYYNGSLASIQVSIAICKFALGLYNDALSEIEKGITLAPDVKDFGKEDFHNVHGTTLLALEKYQKALYDFDKCITLNPGFAAAYVNRAVAKINLTNKTRMTLVKVKTDINPRAFNAEWSIPYKVTVNESDPNVLSALADCDKAIEMIPDEGYPHYMRGRIKKLLIYGNYCQDFIKARDLGYPVENEFLNDCGK